NNNNNNNNNNNNNNNNNNNNNNNNNNNNNNNNNNNNNNNNNNNNNNNNNNNNNNNNNNNNNNNNNNNNNNNNNNNNNNNNNNNNNNNNNNNNNNNNNNNNNNNNNNNNNNNNNNNNNNNNNNNNNNNNNNNNNNNNNNNNNNNNNNNNNNNNNNNNNNNNNNNNNNNNNNNNNNNNNNNNNNNNNNNNNNNNNNNNNNNNNNNNNNNNNNNNNNNNNNNNNNNNNNNNNNNNNNNNNNNNNNNNNNNNNNNNNNNNNNNNNNNNNNNNNNNNNNNNNNNNNNNNNNNNNNNNNNNNNNNNNNNNNNNNNNNNNNNNNNNNNNNNNNNNNNNNNNNNNNNNNNNNNNNNNNNNNNNNNNNNNNNNNNNNNNNNNNNNNNNNNNNNNNNNNNNNNNNNNNNNNNNNNNNNNNNNNNNNNNNNNNNNNNNNNNNNNNNNNNNNNNNNNNNNNNNNNNNNNNNNNNNNNNNNNNNNNNNNNNNNNNNNNNNNNNNNNNNNNNNNNNNNNNNNNNNNNNNNNNNNNNNNNNNNNNNNNNNNNNNNNNNNNNNNNNNNNNNNNNNNNNNNNNNNNNNNNNNNNNNNNNNNNNNNNNNNNNNNNNNNNNNNNNNNNNNNNNNNNNNNNNNNNNNNNNNNNNNNNNNNNNNNNNNNNNNNNNNNNNNNNNNNNNNNNNNNNNNNNNNNNNNNNNNNNNNNNNNNNNNNNNNNNNNNNNNNNNNNNNNNNNNNNNNNNNNNNNNNNNNNNNNNNNNNNNNNNNNNNNNNNNNNNNNNNNNNNNNNNNNNNNNNNNNNNNNNNNNNNNNNNNNNNNNNNNNNNNNNNNNNNNNNNNNNNNNNNNNNNNNNNNNNNNNNNNNNNNNNNNNNNNNNNNNNNNNNNNNNCGGTTCGTGTATCAGCTCCGGTCCGGTTGAATTACCCGTGGAAGTTGGGTTCGATGAACAGGATGGTTGTGGTTAAGGCGACATCGGAAGGAGGGATATCGGACAAGGTGGAGAAGAGTATACAAGAAGCCAAGGAGACATGCGCTGATGATCCGGTGAGCGGAGAGTGTGTGGCGGCGTGGGACGAGGTGGAGGAGCTGAGTGCGGCGGCGAGTCATGCTAGGGACAAGAAGAAAGCTGGTGGCTCCGATCCTTTGGAAGAGTACTGCACTGACAATCCTGAGACTGATGAGTGCCGTActtatgataattaaatataatctttTAATGCTCCGATCGATATCTGAAAGTTTAGGTATATGGTCAGATCTCgatgttttttgttattgttcttgttgttgttgttgtcccttgttttgtttttggtttggttgatgaTTGTAATGTGATAATGAAATATCAGAATATGGATAGTACAATTACAATACATACCATACAAGGAGTATATTTctctacgtttttttttttggttcaattgcCCTTatagtgtttgttgttgtggagTTGATGAAAAATCTCAACTANGTACCGACGGTTCGTGTATCAGCTCCGGTCCGGTTGAATTACCCGTGGAAGTTGGGTTCGATGAACAGGATGGTTGTGGTTAAGGCGACATCGGAAGGAGGGATATCGGACAAGGTGGAGAAGAGTATACAAGAAGCCAAGGAGACATGCGCTGATGATCCGGTGAGCGGAGAGTGTGTGGCGGCGTGGGACGAGGTGGAGGAGCTGAGTGCGGCGGCGAGTCATGCTAGGGACAAGAAGAAAGCTGGTGGCTCCGATCCTTTGGAAGAGTACTGCACTGACAATCCTGAGACTGATGAGTGCCGTActtatgataattaaatataatctttTAATGCTCCGATCGATATCTGAAAGTTTAGGTATATGGTCAGATCTCgatgttttttgttattgttcttgttgttgttgttgtcccttgttttgtttttggtttggttgatgaTTGTAATGTGATAATGAAATATCAGAATATGGATAGTACAATTACAATACATACCATACAAGGAGTATATTTctctacgtttttttttttggttcaattgcCCTTatagtgtttgttgttgtggagTTGATGAAAAATCTCAACTAGAATTTTGATGAATCTGATGATTTTTGGGCTCGCTCAAGTTCGGATTTGGGAGTCTGTTTATAAGCTAAGTTGTCAAGCATCTCCTCTCCGATAATAATGATAATGGATCGAGTGTTGGATTTTTGTGATTGAAACTGAGTTCAGAAAATATCGAATCGTGTTTTGCTCGAGGATTGTTATACATCCCATATTCATATTCTTAATATCAAATCGGGAGGAACAATTGGTGGACCCTTCAATACCCAAGATCCGAAGATCCGAAGCTGTCTGGTCTCTGACCGAAAACGTTGTTTGCTGGAAGATCTTGGAGAATCTTTGTAAGGAGAATCTAGAAGCTAGTGTTGCTATTcttaaaaagcttttttttttttttttttttttcaaatggtaAATAACATGAGTGCTTGCTTCATGCTCTTTCGTGTTAGTATTTGCAATTTTGAACTCGTTCACTTCTATACATTTTTGGCGGTAAGAAAAGTAGATATTAACAAGAAATGCGTCAGAACCACCGTATCAGTATCATTCACCCAGTTAAAATCTGAagataaaaaagttaaaaaggttatatatgcgaaaacaagaaaaatgaaaccggatctattattattttgtcgGCCAGGCCGCcatttaaaagagaaaagtcaTTGATACCCCTACAATACTTAGGCGGCATAAGAAGATGCCACAAACAAGTAAGTGGTGTATCTGTCTTTTGTACATACGAACCCGAgtttccttttattaaaaaactcttcttattgttttttctctattctcaaatttgtattttccaGCTTCCCCAGAAAAATCTTACAGCggtaaataaagaaagaaatattatttaaaaaaaaaaaaaaaaaagcgtcactggtctttttttgttgttgttgttgttgttgttgttgttgtttcgttCATCCTTGGTCGCTCGACCTGGCGATGTCGTCGTAACCAGGACAGAGACGCTCTCGATTCGCAGAATGTAACGTTTATTTGTTACTCTTCGTCTCTCCTTTTCTTCGTCACCTCAGAAATCATTCGAATTCGCTGCTTCGTCTCTCTGGGTTTCGTCCTTTCACCTCCTCATTCGAATCGTTGAAACGACGAATCCAGGattccttttctctctctctatccccACCCCACCAATCAACTGCTGCTGAGTAGCGTAGCAGCTTTATGTTTCTTGACCTAACTTAACCCTAGCTTGTTTCGAGGTTAGCTCTTTACTTGCGtttctcccttcttcttctacctagCTGCGaaatttttagttgattttgtgtgtgtttttttttttttttttttttttttNNNNNNNNNNNNNNNNNNNNNNNNNNNNNNNNNNNNNNNNNNNNNNNNNNNNNNNNNNNNNNNNNNNNNNNNNNNNNNNNNNNNNNNNNNNNNNNNNNNNNNNNNNNNNNNNNNNNNNNNNNNNNNNNNNNNNNNNNNNNNNNNNNNNNNNNNNNNNNNNNNNNNNNNNNNNNNNNNNNNNNNNNNNNNNNNNNNNNNNNNNNNNNNNNNNNNNNNNNNNNNNNNNNNNNNNNNNNNNNNNNNNNNNNNNNNNNNNNNNNNNNNNNNNNNNNNNNNNNNNNNNNNNNNNNNNNNNNNNNNNNNNNNNNNNNNNNNNNNNNNNNNNNNNNNNNNNNNNNNNNNNNNNNNNNNNNNNNNNNNNNNNNNNNNNNNNNNNNNNNNNNNNNNNNNNNNNNNNNNNNNNNNNNNNNNNNNNNNNNNNNNNNNNNNNNNNNNNNNNNNNNNNNNNNNNNNNNNNNNNNNNNNNNNNNNNNNNNNNNNNNNNNNNNNNNNNNNNNNNNNNNNNNNNNNNNNNNNNNNNNNNNNNNNNNNNNNNNNNNNNNNNNNNNNNNNNNNNNNNNNNNNNNNNNNNNNNNNNNNNNNNNNNNNNNNNNNNNNNNNNNNNNNNNNNNNNNNNNNNNNNNNNNNNNNNNNNNNNNNNNNNNNNNNNNNNNNNNNNNNNNNNNNNNNNNNNNNNNNNNNNNNNNNNNNNNNNNNNNNNNNNNNNNNNNNNNNNNNNNNNNNNNNNNNNNNNNNNNNNNNNNNNNNNNNNNNNNNNNNNNNNNNNNNNNNNNNNNNNNNNNNNNNNNNNNNNNNNNNNNNNNNNNNNNNNNNNNNNNNNNNNNNNNNNNNNNNNNNNNNNNNNNNNNNNNNNNNNNNNNNNNNNNNNNNNNNNNNNNNNNNNNNNNNNNNNNNNNNNNNNNNNNNNNNNNNNNNNNNNNNNNNNNNNNNNNNNNNNNNNNNNNNNNNNNNNNNNNNNNNNNNNNNNNNNNNNNNNNNNNNNNNNNNNNNNNNNNNNNNNNNNNNNNNNNNNNNNNNNNNNNNNNNNNNNNNNNNNNNNNNNNNNNNNNNNNNNNNNNNNNNNNNNNNNNNNNNNNNNNNNNNNNNNNNNNNNNNNNNNNNNNNNNNNNNNNNNNNNNNNNNNNNNNNNNNNNNNNNNNNNNNNNNNNNNNNNNNNNNNNNNNNNNNNNNNNNNNNNNNNNNNNNNNNNNNNNNNNNNNNNNNNNNNNNNNNNNNNNNNNNNNNNNNNNNNNNNNNNNNNNNNNNNNNNNNNNNNNNNNNNNNNNNNNNNNNNNNNNNNNNNNNNNNNNNNNNNNNNNNNNNNNNNNNNNNNNNNNNNNNNNNNNNNNNNNNNNNNNNNNNNNNNNNNNNNNNNNNNNNNNNNNNNNNNNNNNNNNNNNNNNNNNNNNNNNNNNNNNNNNNNNNNNNNNNNNNNNNNNNNNNNNNNNNNNNNNNNNNNNNNNNNNNNNNNNNNNNNNNNNNNNNNNNNNNNNNNNNNNNNNNNNNNNNNNNNNNNNNNNNNNNNNNNNNNNNNNNNNNNNNNNNNNNNNNNNNNNNNNNNNNNNNNNNNNNNNNNNNNNNNNNNNNNNNNNNNNNNNNNNNNNNNNNNNNNNNNNNNNNNNNNNNNNNNNNNNNNNNNNNNNNNNNNNNNNNNNNNNNNNNNNNNNNNNNNNNNNNNNNNNNNNNNNNNNNNNNNNNNNNNNNNNNNNNNNNNNNNNNNNNNNNNNNNNNNNNNNNNNNNNNNNNNNNNNNNNNNNNNNNNNNNNNNNNNNNNNNNNNNNNNNNNNNNNNNNNNNNNNNNNNNNNNNNNNNNNNNNNNNNNNNNNNNNNNNNNNNNNNNNNNNNNNNNNNNNNNNNNNNNNNNNNNNNNNNNNNNNNNNNNNNNNNNNNNNNNNNNNNNNNNNNNNNNNNNNNNNNNNNNNNNNNNNNNNNNNNNNNNNNNNNNNNNNNNNNNNNNNNNNNNNNNNNNNNNNNNNNNNNNNNNNNNNNNNNNNNNNNNNNNNNNNNNNNNNNNNNNNTAGTCTGTTTATATCTTCTGATTAGAATATCTGGAAGTTGTAATGCAATATGTCCATCATAGGAGCACCATTTATTGTgacaaaatgtttttgttatgtACAAAAGTAACAGTATGACTATCTATACTTTTGTTGCACAGCTATATTTGATCGTTCTGGTAGATATGTTATCACTGGTTCTGATGACCGGCTTGTCAAAATTTGGTCAATGGAAACTGCGCTTTGCTTGGCTAGCTGCCGCGGGCATGAAGTGAGCTATTGTTTTCGATATTTGTAAGAAATAGGTTGTGGACTGTTCTACTAAAATTAGTCTCGCCTATGCATGTTATATGTAGGGTGACATTACAGACTTGGCCGTTAGTTCAAACAATGCATTGGTGGCGTCAGCTTCAAACGATTTTGTGATCCGAGTGGTAAGAATACACTTCTAGTCTTTACTGTATtacttgttttaatttatttatcagTTAGAGAGTATTGATTCTTATGACAGTGGCGGTTGCCTGATGGAATGCCAATTTCTGTATTGCGGGGCCACACTGGAGCTGTTACTGCAATTGCATTCAGTCCCAGACAGGCGACTGTTTACCAACTTTTATCGTGAGTTCTGTTTAATATGTTCCTATTTTAACCAGTTCGTTTCGCTTTGTTCAAGACCACTCCTGGATCTTTAGTTTGGATGTTTCAATACTGCTTCCTGGACTTGTAATCAGTTAGTTATTTGTGGTTTTTTGTTATCTATGTAGGTCATCAGATGATGGAACCTGTCGTATCTGGGATGCTAGGTATTCTCAATGGCTCCCACGAATCTATGTTCCAAGTCCATCAGATGCTAGCACTGGTAAGAAGTGGtacatcatcatttttttattcaatgttaaAAATCTTTTCGGTTATAGAGCTCATTGGAAGTTTTTCTTAGGCAAAAACACTTTTACATCTTCCAACACAGCGTCCACGAGCAATGCATCTCAGAGTCATCAAATATTATGTTGTGCGTACAATGCTAATGGGACCATTTTCGTCACGGGTAGCTCTGACAGCAATGCAAGGGTCTGTgttaaactttcaaatttagttATCCTCCTTCGTAATGCAGAAACTGCAGGAAAtgttatttggttttggtttgcttGTTAGTCTAATTTGTCAGTATTTCCATTATCTTGCAGGTTTGGAGTGCCTCAAAACCTAACTTGGATGATGCTGAACAGCCGACTCATGAGCTGGATGTTCTACGTGGCCATGAGAATGATGTCAACTATGTGCAGTTTAGGTATTTTCCAGTGAACATGGTGCCTCTCTTAGATTGTGCATTTTGTTGGTTGGAGAAcataattagaaatttaaaagggtgtttctatttttttttatagtggtTGTGCTGTGGCTCCAAAATCTTCAACAGCTGATACTCTGAAGGAAGATTGTTACCCAAAGTTTAAGAATTCCTGGTTTGTTTCACGTTTTAAGTGTTGGACTTATTTTCATTCCTCTATCTTCCTTTTATTCTTAGTTAAGATTTAATACTTCTGATCACTAGGTTTTGTCATGACAACATAGTAACCTGCTCTCGCGATGGTAGTGCAATTATATGGACTCCAAGATCACGTAAATTCCATGTAAGTTCCGTCAATCAACCGCAGAATGCAATGGTACTTTGCAAGTTAGTGACAGCAAATTTCCGATTCTATCATTGGTTCCTCAACTTCCTCGATATTATATTTTCAGGGGAAATCTGGACGCTGGATGAAAGGATATCATCTGAAGGTGCCACCTCCTCCACTTCCTCCACAACCTCCTCGAGGAGGCCCACGTCAAAGGTTTCTTCCAACACCACGGGGTGTAAATATGATTATATGGAGCTTGGATAATCGCTTCGTACTTGCCGCTATCATGGGTAAATAAATATCATCAGAGGATATCTTCTGATGCATAGATTATCAATTTTGATGGATTTCTCTCAGTCTGACTGTGTTCCAATCGTGGAtagtaaaaatacataaaccCTGAAAAAAGAATTTTTGGCAACCTGTTGGTATTACATGAAAGTGCTACTATCTTCTGTTTCCCTTAATCCATCAGTGTTTATTCAGATTGCAGGATATGTGTTTGGAATGCTGCTGATGGTAGCTTAGTGCATTGTTTAACTGGTCACAGTGAATCGGTAACAATTTCAACTCTTTATCTTGAGATTATAGTTGGGGCCAgatgtatgttgtttttttcttttattagatgTTGTGTCCTTTATAGTTCATTGTAGTTCTTATCTGATTTCGATTCCTGAATGTCCCATATCTTCCATATTGCATttatcttcaagttttgttgttcATCCCCGACTTGATATGGGAGATACTAATATTGATATAAATGATCACTCATTTCCTGTTTGTAGTCCTATGTCTTGGATGTCCATCCTTTCAATCCTCGTATTGCTATGAGCGCTGGCTACGATGGGAAAACAATTATCTGGGATGtgagtttcatttttttctaataggAATAATCCTTGATCTTATCAATAGCATCACTTACCTCCTTAGATTTTTCTTTCTAGATATGGGAGGGTATACCAATCAAAGTATATGAAATCGGGAGATTTAAGTTGGTTGATGGAAAATTTTCACAGTAAGTAACCAATGATATATCCAGGACAAGATCTTAtatattctctgttttgttttcgcAAATGACTTCAGTAAAGCATGCACATGATTATTGAGTCTGAAACTAGAGGATACAGCCATATTTTGCATATCCAGTTGGATATACAATATTCATATTTCTTTCAGTAACGACATCTGCTTCTGAAGCATTTATTTAGTCACATGAAAGATATGGAATCATTAGTTATGATATCTTTTCCTTGGCACTGTGTAGAGATGGGACATCAATTGTGCTTTCAGATGACGTTGGCCAGATATATTTCCTAAACACAGGACAAGGAGAGTCTCAAAAGAATGCAAAATACGATCAGGTAAGGCCGATTTTACATTTCAGATGCATGATCGATTTCTAATAAATGGCTATAGTTTCTAGTGATTCTCTGTTGCTTTCTGATCCTTtctcttgctttgttttgtttagttcttCCTTGGTGATTATCGTCCTCTTATTCGAGATACCAATGGACATGTTCTTGATCAGGTTTGTTTCAAatgcttgtttcttttgttttctttcaaatttatgCTGCGTTCTTTTTAAAAGACCTCACCGAACTGTGCACACTTTATATCGTTGCACTTGCTGAATTGTTGAAATATAAAGCTTTATAATTTTCATGGTTCAGGAGACGCAGCTTCTTCCCCATCGGAGGAACCTTCAGGATCTTCTTTGTGATTCAAGTTTGTTTCTAAAAGCTTATCTTTTTACTTCAGTTATGCAAGATGTTGGTTATTCATGAAACTTATTCCtggtgtattattattattttgcagGTATGATTCCGTATCCAGAACCTGACCAGACAATGTTTCAGCAACGCAGACTTGGTGCGCTAGGAGTTGAATGGCGTCCTTCCTCGATAAAGTTTTCTGTTGGCCCTGATTTTAGTTTAGGTCAAGATTATATTATGCCTCCTTTGGCTGACCTGGATAGATTGATCGAGCCATTGCCAGAGTTTATAGATGCTATGTACTGGGAACCAGAACACGAAGTTCTGAGTGACGACAATGATTCGGAGTATAATGCTGAAGTTTCCTCTGATGGAGCTAGGGCAAGCCCATGTTCTAACTCGTCAAATGAACTTGATTGCAGTTCCGAGGACAGCAACGTTGAAAATATTCACGAAAATAGCTATCAtcggacaagaagaagaaaacatccTAGAGTATGTTTTCTAAACTCATGCGATTTTGTTTGTCGGTATCTATTAACTAACTCCTATTTTCTCAGGCCGAGGTCACTACTTCATCGGGAAGACGTGATAAGAGGATTTTGGATGAGAATGATAGCTCAAAATCTGGGATTAAGAGAACAAAGAACCGAAAAATTGGTGTGAAggcttcaaaaagaaaatattgtgaTGTCAAGGCATCACGACCGCAAAGAGCAGCAGCTCAAAATGCTCGATCCTTGCTTTCTAAAATTTCTGGAAGCTCTTCGGATGAAGTTGATGATTATAATGATTCATCCAACAGTGAATCTGATAGAAGCATACCCACTTCGCGACAGTTGGAAAAACCATCTCAGATGCTGGAATCTCTTTCAAATgacaaacagaagaaaaaattgattgtaAAGATCTGTGTTAAGAAGCCAAGAGAATCTGTGGAAAGCAAGGGAGATGTCATAAATCAGGCAGATTTGGAGCAATTATCTTCTAAATCTTTGGAGGAGAATCACAGAGTGATTGGTATATACTCAAGAGAGCCCGGTTCAAGTTCTGTAGATGCAAAAGGTGATTCATGGTGTCAGGATATTCCGCAATCTATGAATACTCCACAGAGAGAAAAGACAGATAATCAGATGATAAAATCTTCAGATCAAGACCATAATATGTGCAAGTGGAGGGAAGAAATTCCTGTTTGTGAACCTACCGAATTACTGGCGTCTGAGAACATTGAAGAAGCCCAAACTTTAAATGGGTATGGAAAATCTGATTATGATTACCAAGAAAGTTATGTTCATATTAAATTTCCACAATATCTAATTCCTCGTGTTCTCTTGCAGAGATGAAGATCTGTCAAGAGTTGAACCCTTGTCTGGTCAGTTGAGAAATTGTGATATAGATGCTTCTATGGAAGCTGATGAGATTTTTCCAAAGAAAGTTCGACGACTGAGATTAAAGCTTCGGCATCCCAGCAGTCCTCTTAAACTAGAGCCTGCTGAAGTAGCAGATGATTTGGCAGATGGTGGAGATGGACTTGCATCCGTAGCTCCCTCTTCCATGAATCCTTTTATGGATTCTGAACCTGTAATAGATAAAGTTAGAGATTCGTCTGCacatgaatttgattttggagaACCTACAGCTGATGTGATACGTAGGAAAAGATCCATGAGAAGTGAATCTAGTACAAGAAATAGCACACTACGCACAAGGTTAGGCTCTGGATCTGTAgatgaaataaagaaacaagaaaaacctTCCACGAGCGTGTGTGATGGTGCATCATTTGAAGAATGGCCTTCTACGATCAAAGCTGGGTTCCGGTCAAGATCTGCAAGCGCCGTCAAACAAAGTCCCCATACTGAATTTAAGTTGAATAATAATGCCTCACGAAGAATTCCATGGTTAATGTTGTCTGAACACGAGGAAGGCTGCCGTTATATACCCCAGCTAGGAGATGAAGTTGTTTACTTCAAGCAGGTAGGTCCTTTTGGCTGGTAATTCTTTGTTCATTTGGATGTATTAATTTTCCCGATCTGGAGTTAATTACTTTCGGTTTCAGGGTCATCAAGAGTTCATTGCCTCTAGCGAATTAAATGACAGTGACCGAAGGTTCCTTCCTCGAAACCTAGGAGCGGTAGAGATTTGCAGAGTTGAGAAACTCAATTACGATACATATCGTGGTTCTGGCGAAAGCTGCTGCAAAATGACCCTCAGGGTTCTGGATTTTTCTTCATCACATGCCTCCCGCAAAGAGTTTCAACTGACGCTTCCTGATCTCGTTAATTTCCctgattttgttgttgagaAGACTCGATACGATGCTGCAATTCAAAGGAAGTGGGAAATCGGTG
The Camelina sativa cultivar DH55 chromosome 6, Cs, whole genome shotgun sequence genome window above contains:
- the LOC104699498 gene encoding bromodomain and WD repeat-containing protein 3-like; this translates as QYDYLYFCCTAIFDRSGRYVITGSDDRLVKIWSMETALCLASCRGHEGDITDLAVSSNNALVASASNDFVIRVWRLPDGMPISVLRGHTGAVTAIAFSPRQATVYQLLSSSDDGTCRIWDARYSQWLPRIYVPSPSDASTGKNTFTSSNTASTSNASQSHQILCCAYNANGTIFVTGSSDSNARVWSASKPNLDDAEQPTHELDVLRGHENDVNYVQFSGCAVAPKSSTADTLKEDCYPKFKNSWFCHDNIVTCSRDGSAIIWTPRSRKFHGKSGRWMKGYHLKVPPPPLPPQPPRGGPRQRFLPTPRGVNMIIWSLDNRFVLAAIMDCRICVWNAADGSLVHCLTGHSESSYVLDVHPFNPRIAMSAGYDGKTIIWDIWEGIPIKVYEIGRFKLVDGKFSQDGTSIVLSDDVGQIYFLNTGQGESQKNAKYDQFFLGDYRPLIRDTNGHVLDQETQLLPHRRNLQDLLCDSSMIPYPEPDQTMFQQRRLGALGVEWRPSSIKFSVGPDFSLGQDYIMPPLADLDRLIEPLPEFIDAMYWEPEHEVLSDDNDSEYNAEVSSDGARASPCSNSSNELDCSSEDSNVENIHENSYHRTRRRKHPRAEVTTSSGRRDKRILDENDSSKSGIKRTKNRKIGVKASKRKYCDVKASRPQRAAAQNARSLLSKISGSSSDEVDDYNDSSNSESDRSIPTSRQLEKPSQMLESLSNDKQKKKLIVKICVKKPRESVESKGDVINQADLEQLSSKSLEENHRVIGIYSREPGSSSVDAKGDSWCQDIPQSMNTPQREKTDNQMIKSSDQDHNMCKWREEIPVCEPTELLASENIEEAQTLNGDEDLSRVEPLSGQLRNCDIDASMEADEIFPKKVRRLRLKLRHPSSPLKLEPAEVADDLADGGDGLASVAPSSMNPFMDSEPVIDKVRDSSAHEFDFGEPTADVIRRKRSMRSESSTRNSTLRTRLGSGSVDEIKKQEKPSTSVCDGASFEEWPSTIKAGFRSRSASAVKQSPHTEFKLNNNASRRIPWLMLSEHEEGCRYIPQLGDEVVYFKQGHQEFIASSELNDSDRRFLPRNLGAVEICRVEKLNYDTYRGSGESCCKMTLRVLDFSSSHASRKEFQLTLPDLVNFPDFVVEKTRYDAAIQRKWEIGDECRVWWRNESGEGGAWWEGRIESSQVKSPDFPDSPWDRYRVVYETGERDLHSPWEFDNPQFPWENSTIEEKKRDKLLSLFVGLVKSISKHQDSYGIQKLNEAAQKMDFCNRFPVPLYPELIHKRLENQYYRSIESFKHDMDAMLSNAESYFARNAHMLSKIKRLGDKLTKTLRKLI
- the LOC104699497 gene encoding calvin cycle protein CP12-1, chloroplastic-like, with the protein product MKNLNXVPTVRVSAPVRLNYPWKLGSMNRMVVVKATSEGGISDKVEKSIQEAKETCADDPVSGECVAAWDEVEELSAAASHARDKKKAGGSDPLEEYCTDNPETDECRTYDN
- the LOC104699496 gene encoding calvin cycle protein CP12-1, chloroplastic, with product VRVSAPVRLNYPWKLGSMNRMVVVKATSEGGISDKVEKSIQEAKETCADDPVSGECVAAWDEVEELSAAASHARDKKKAGGSDPLEEYCTDNPETDECRTYDN